A region of Microbacterium suwonense DNA encodes the following proteins:
- a CDS encoding TrkH family potassium uptake protein has protein sequence MSGIVSASSPRSSVRAVIRRIKHLVTSSPSRFAIVIFAALILLFTGLLSLPISSSDGSVTPLSDALFTAVSTICVTGLSTVDMSTHWSWFGQIVIFTGVNIGGLGVLTLASLMGLAISKRLGLSAKLMAAGDSNPLRAHGGVVNEGQTVRLGEVGQLLTTVALSALIIEAGLAILLYPALVMAGVDAFSALWEAPYFAAMSFTNTGFAPNAGGVAIFGDDYLVLILLMAGVFLGSIGFPVIYTLAKHAWHFKRWSLHSKLTIVTTVLLFFAGAVTFLLLEFDNPRTFGSMDATDTTMQAFFLSAMTRSGGFDVIEISELNGSSMLVACMLMFVGGGSASTAGGIKVTTLAVLAIAVWSEARGRQSVEAFGRRIPSDVQRVGLSVVAWGATIVALSTVVITQITKQPVVDVLFDVISAFGTVGLTSGVTEALPDAGSYVLAATIFMGRVGTVTLAAAVAATSRSQLYALPVERPIVG, from the coding sequence CGTCGCGGTTCGCGATAGTGATCTTCGCCGCACTGATCCTGCTGTTCACGGGTCTGCTGTCGCTGCCGATCTCCTCCTCCGACGGTTCCGTCACACCGCTCAGCGATGCGCTGTTCACCGCCGTGTCGACGATCTGCGTCACTGGCCTGTCGACCGTGGACATGAGCACGCACTGGTCGTGGTTCGGCCAGATCGTCATCTTCACCGGCGTCAACATCGGTGGGCTGGGAGTGCTGACCCTCGCCTCGCTGATGGGGCTGGCGATCTCCAAACGCCTGGGTCTGAGCGCCAAGCTCATGGCCGCCGGTGACAGCAACCCGCTGCGCGCGCACGGCGGAGTGGTCAACGAGGGCCAGACCGTGCGCCTGGGCGAGGTCGGCCAGCTGCTCACCACGGTTGCGCTGTCGGCGCTGATCATCGAGGCCGGCCTGGCGATCCTCCTCTACCCCGCACTGGTGATGGCCGGCGTCGACGCGTTCTCCGCACTGTGGGAGGCCCCGTACTTCGCCGCCATGTCGTTCACGAACACCGGCTTCGCCCCGAACGCCGGAGGTGTGGCCATCTTCGGCGACGACTACCTGGTGCTGATCCTGCTGATGGCGGGGGTGTTCCTCGGCAGCATCGGCTTCCCGGTGATCTACACCCTCGCCAAGCACGCCTGGCACTTCAAGCGCTGGTCGCTGCACTCCAAACTGACCATCGTCACCACCGTGCTGCTGTTCTTCGCCGGCGCCGTGACGTTCCTGCTGCTGGAGTTCGACAATCCGCGCACCTTCGGGTCGATGGACGCGACCGATACGACGATGCAGGCCTTCTTCCTGTCGGCGATGACGCGCTCCGGCGGGTTCGACGTGATCGAGATCTCGGAGCTGAACGGCTCGTCCATGCTCGTCGCATGCATGCTGATGTTCGTCGGCGGCGGCTCGGCATCCACCGCCGGCGGCATCAAGGTGACCACCCTCGCCGTGCTGGCCATCGCCGTCTGGTCCGAGGCCAGAGGGCGCCAGTCGGTCGAGGCGTTCGGCCGCCGCATCCCCTCGGATGTGCAGCGGGTCGGTCTGTCGGTGGTGGCGTGGGGCGCGACCATCGTGGCGCTCTCGACGGTGGTGATCACCCAGATCACCAAGCAGCCGGTCGTGGACGTGCTCTTCGACGTCATCTCCGCCTTCGGCACGGTCGGCCTCACCTCAGGGGTCACCGAGGCGCTTCCGGATGCCGGCTCGTACGTGCTCGCCGCCACCATCTTCATGGGGCGCGTTGGTACAGTGACACTCGCCGCGGCGGTCGCCGCGACGTCCCGTTCGCAGCTCTATGCGCTGCCCGTGGAAAGGCCGATCGTTGGTTGA
- a CDS encoding potassium channel family protein, producing the protein MVRGDAPVLVIGLGRFGAACAGELDRLDREVLAIDENLELVQKWSDRVTHTVQGDARNIDALRQIGAQDFQVAVVAVGSLIEASVLITANLVDLKVPQIWAKAVSQSHGKILARVGANHVIYPEREAGERVAHLVSGRMLDFIRFDDDFVLAKMYPPKFIRGIGLNESGVRTKYKVTVVGVKSPGKPFRYAEADTVVTNHDLIIVSGTNSDIERFASLDR; encoded by the coding sequence ATGGTTCGCGGCGACGCGCCGGTGCTCGTGATCGGACTCGGGCGCTTCGGCGCCGCCTGCGCAGGAGAGCTCGATCGGCTCGACCGCGAGGTGCTCGCGATCGACGAGAACCTGGAGCTCGTGCAGAAGTGGTCGGATCGCGTCACGCACACGGTGCAGGGAGACGCCCGCAACATCGACGCACTGCGCCAGATCGGCGCTCAGGATTTCCAGGTCGCAGTCGTCGCGGTGGGCTCGCTGATCGAGGCATCCGTGCTGATCACCGCCAACCTCGTCGACCTGAAGGTGCCGCAGATCTGGGCGAAGGCGGTCTCGCAGTCGCACGGCAAGATCCTCGCCCGCGTCGGCGCGAACCACGTGATCTACCCCGAGCGCGAGGCCGGCGAGCGCGTCGCGCACCTCGTGAGCGGACGGATGCTGGACTTCATCCGCTTCGACGACGACTTCGTGCTGGCCAAGATGTACCCGCCGAAGTTCATCCGCGGCATCGGCCTGAACGAGTCCGGCGTGCGCACCAAGTACAAGGTGACCGTGGTGGGCGTGAAGAGCCCGGGCAAGCCGTTCCGCTACGCCGAGGCCGACACCGTCGTGACCAACCACGACCTCATCATCGTCTCGGGCACCAACAGCGACATCGAGCGCTTCGCGAGCCTGGATCGCTGA
- a CDS encoding cation diffusion facilitator family transporter encodes MSASGGSKAIIAAFVANMGIALAKFIAWALSGSASMLAEAIHSVADSGNQLLLLRGGRKAKKEADREHPFGYGRERYVSAFVVSIVLFSLGGLFAVYEGVQKLTDPHEIDRAWWWLPLAVLLIAIGLESYSLRTAIRESNAVREKGQSWISFIRRSKAPELPVVLLEDTGALTGLAFALLGFGLTLLTDNPVFDALGTLMIGLLLIVIALILGVETKSLLVGEGANRKDHDLIVEAISSGPGVQRLIHIKTLYLGPDELMVAAKIALKSDKSVRDAAADINEIERRIRTAVPAARVIYLEPDIYRPALDPEPPTDAFVLKSSD; translated from the coding sequence ATGAGCGCATCCGGTGGCAGCAAGGCGATCATCGCGGCATTCGTGGCGAACATGGGCATCGCCCTGGCCAAGTTCATCGCGTGGGCGCTCTCCGGCTCGGCCTCGATGCTCGCCGAGGCCATCCACTCGGTCGCCGATTCCGGCAATCAGCTGCTGCTGCTGCGCGGAGGCCGCAAGGCGAAGAAAGAGGCCGATCGCGAGCATCCGTTCGGCTACGGCCGCGAGCGCTACGTATCGGCCTTCGTCGTCTCGATCGTGCTGTTCTCGCTGGGCGGCCTGTTCGCCGTCTACGAGGGCGTGCAGAAGCTGACCGACCCGCACGAGATCGACCGGGCGTGGTGGTGGCTGCCGCTGGCGGTGCTGCTGATCGCCATCGGCCTGGAGTCGTACTCGCTGCGCACTGCGATCAGGGAGAGCAACGCGGTACGCGAGAAGGGCCAGTCCTGGATCTCGTTCATCCGCCGCTCCAAGGCGCCCGAGCTGCCCGTCGTGCTGCTGGAGGACACCGGGGCGCTCACCGGTCTGGCCTTCGCACTGCTGGGCTTCGGCCTGACGCTGCTCACCGACAACCCGGTCTTCGATGCCCTCGGCACCCTGATGATCGGTCTGCTGCTGATCGTGATCGCCCTGATCCTGGGCGTGGAGACGAAGAGCCTACTGGTCGGCGAGGGCGCGAACCGCAAGGACCACGACCTGATCGTGGAGGCGATCTCGAGCGGTCCCGGCGTGCAGCGGCTGATCCACATCAAGACGCTGTACCTGGGACCGGACGAGCTGATGGTGGCGGCGAAGATCGCTCTCAAGTCCGACAAGTCGGTACGAGATGCCGCTGCCGACATCAATGAGATCGAGCGACGCATCCGCACCGCCGTTCCCGCTGCGCGAGTGATCTACCTGGAGCCGGACATCTACCGTCCCGCGCTCGACCCGGAACCCCCGACGGATGCGTTCGTACTGAAGTCCTCCGACTGA
- a CDS encoding alpha/beta hydrolase, with protein sequence MIDELRAELARPDLPPATQQKLSTLLTVLENDPQAHLESLAMVDPGPHAVIAFGDVDSADLIVFLLHGIETDLAQLPGWADAAQRLCADIIRSCVARGEPRQVAVIAWFAWDSGTHVSALATKHATVGAARLAVDIDRLEPRNPHAHVALVTYSYSSTLLGEVFAMNLGEDVRTAFSIASAGVTHAARVALTDAIARGDLVLYATEGANDSIAPLGRLGQHPVDPRDIPGAIVYECDGGEAPGVDGGAVIGAAVEGHASQTSVDDHGRHIGYFDEHAQGYLTLVARLADAAVTRPHAS encoded by the coding sequence GTGATCGATGAACTGCGCGCCGAGCTGGCGCGACCCGACCTGCCGCCCGCCACGCAGCAGAAGCTGAGCACGCTGCTCACGGTGCTGGAGAACGACCCGCAGGCGCACCTGGAATCGCTGGCGATGGTCGATCCCGGGCCGCACGCCGTCATCGCGTTCGGCGATGTGGACTCCGCCGATCTGATCGTCTTCCTGTTGCACGGCATCGAGACCGACCTCGCGCAGTTGCCGGGGTGGGCGGATGCCGCACAGCGGCTGTGCGCCGACATCATCCGCTCCTGCGTTGCACGGGGCGAACCCCGCCAGGTCGCAGTCATCGCCTGGTTCGCCTGGGACTCGGGTACGCACGTGTCGGCGCTGGCCACCAAGCACGCCACGGTCGGCGCCGCACGACTGGCCGTGGACATCGACCGGCTCGAGCCGCGCAACCCGCATGCGCACGTGGCGCTGGTCACGTACTCGTACTCGTCCACATTGCTCGGCGAGGTCTTCGCCATGAACCTCGGCGAGGACGTGCGCACCGCGTTCTCCATCGCATCCGCCGGCGTCACGCACGCCGCACGCGTCGCCCTGACGGATGCCATCGCCCGCGGCGATCTGGTGCTCTACGCCACCGAGGGCGCCAACGACAGCATCGCCCCGCTCGGGCGGCTCGGTCAGCATCCGGTGGATCCCCGTGACATCCCGGGCGCGATCGTCTACGAGTGCGACGGCGGCGAGGCGCCCGGCGTCGACGGCGGCGCGGTGATCGGCGCCGCCGTCGAGGGGCACGCCTCGCAGACGTCCGTCGACGATCATGGTCGCCACATCGGCTACTTCGACGAGCATGCGCAGGGCTATCTCACCCTGGTCGCGCGCCTCGCCGACGCCGCCGTGACCAGGCCCCACGCGTCTTAG
- a CDS encoding nucleoside deaminase: MGRALELAAAAGTAGDVPVGAVVLDQAGAIVGEGGNVREVTADPTGHAEIVALRAAAESHGGWNLEDHTLVVTLEPCVMCAGAILQARIGRVVFGAWDDKAGAAGSMYDLLRDRRLPHRAEVIGGIREHEATALLRAFFESRR; the protein is encoded by the coding sequence ATGGGCCGCGCGCTCGAGCTCGCCGCCGCAGCCGGAACTGCGGGCGACGTGCCGGTCGGAGCAGTCGTGCTCGACCAAGCCGGCGCGATCGTCGGGGAGGGTGGCAACGTCCGCGAGGTCACGGCTGACCCGACCGGTCACGCCGAGATCGTCGCACTGCGTGCGGCGGCCGAGTCGCACGGCGGCTGGAACCTCGAGGACCACACTCTCGTCGTGACCCTCGAGCCGTGCGTGATGTGCGCGGGTGCGATCCTGCAGGCACGCATCGGCCGGGTGGTCTTCGGTGCATGGGACGACAAGGCCGGCGCCGCCGGATCCATGTACGACCTGCTTCGCGATCGGCGCCTGCCTCACCGTGCAGAGGTCATCGGTGGCATCCGTGAGCACGAGGCGACGGCCCTGCTCCGCGCCTTCTTCGAGTCCCGCCGCTGA
- the upp gene encoding uracil phosphoribosyltransferase has product MRVHVADHPLITHKLTVLRDERTSSPVFRQLTEELVTLLAYEATRNVKVAPIEIRTPVTTTTGVKIAEPRPIVVPILRAGLGMLEGLVKLVPTAEVGFLGMVRDETTFEPTTYAERLPADLSDRQCFAIDPMLATGGSLGAAIQFLFDRGAKDVTAICLLGTPEGVAAIEKLVGDRDVTLVLGALDERLNEKGYIVPGLGDAGDRLYGTV; this is encoded by the coding sequence ATGCGCGTTCATGTGGCCGATCACCCGCTCATCACTCACAAGCTCACGGTGCTGCGGGATGAGAGGACCTCGTCGCCGGTCTTCCGCCAGCTCACCGAAGAGCTCGTGACGCTGCTGGCCTATGAGGCGACGCGAAACGTGAAGGTCGCGCCGATCGAGATCCGCACGCCGGTCACGACGACCACCGGCGTGAAGATCGCTGAGCCGCGCCCGATCGTCGTGCCGATTCTGCGGGCCGGACTCGGCATGCTGGAAGGCCTGGTCAAGCTCGTCCCGACAGCAGAAGTCGGATTCCTCGGCATGGTGCGCGACGAGACGACGTTCGAGCCCACCACCTACGCCGAGCGGCTGCCCGCCGACCTCAGCGACCGGCAGTGCTTCGCCATCGACCCGATGCTGGCCACCGGCGGCTCGCTGGGTGCGGCGATCCAGTTCCTCTTCGACCGCGGCGCGAAGGACGTCACTGCGATCTGCCTGCTCGGCACTCCGGAGGGCGTCGCGGCGATCGAGAAGCTTGTCGGTGACCGCGATGTGACCCTCGTGCTCGGCGCGTTGGACGAGCGTCTCAATGAGAAGGGCTACATCGTGCCCGGTCTCGGCGACGCCGGCGACCGCCTGTACGGCACGGTCTGA
- a CDS encoding TM0106 family RecB-like putative nuclease — MRVIAAENRVVWSASDLKAAAECEFAWMRAIDAKLGRVPAVEDPEDATLARAAKLGDVHEVAVLNRYLADLGESVAGGPGVVALPKVSSTDAEALRSVVADTERALRSSASVVFQAAFSTPEFVGFADFLRRDDEDGLWRVQDSKLARTARSTALMQLAAYVDQLDRLGIRRSDEVDLLLGDGTTSTHRVDDILPLFHVRRARLRALIADRAIEQGPAGEPLAWGDDRDDLQVAACGRCATCEEQVTAHRDLLMVARMRPAQRQRLRAAGVFTIDDLAAASAAPDGMNLDTFTALRAQARLQAGVALEPGDVPPYELVSANAIGMMPRPNRGDLFFDFEGDPLYTEPVASAEDKPLWGIDYLFGWTDDQEQYTALWAHTFADERRALLDFLEFVKLRRRTHPDMHIYHYAPYETSHLAAMAARYGVGEADVDRLLREGVFVDLYPIVLRSVRIGSRSYSIKKLEPLYMGDEVRTSDVQKGDDSIVQYVQARALAAAGADAEAQSILDDLADYNRYDCVSTRRLRNWLIGLARAEGVLPAPPDDPETRAYEPTPLSLALQAEAQHAQAEGRSGEEFRVAAAAIDYYPREAKSFWQGHFQRLREPVSIWESTRDVLRIDSGSSTIDDDWGIGEGQRTQTRLLSLRGEVAPGSTIGAGARPFALYAMPAPFSTSAPSRVIHVPHEVEVLEVLDDGYVVRERTVGGQTWDDLPVALAPAAPPNAATQQGAIEEWAASVHHAAPGFPADAATDILRRIAPRTVSGAPLPDAGDDRIDAIVRGIRDLDSSYLAVQGPPGTGKTYTGSQVIARLVNEHGYRVGVVAQSHAIVENLLERIVADGVPAAKVAKKPKDDDAQHAFTVIRKDGMSAFLAEHALGGAVVGGTAWDFSNTRRVDRKGLDLLVIDEAGQFSLASTIAVAASAKRLLLLGDPQQLPQVSQGTHPEPVNTSALGWVMDGSSVIDPAYGYFLAESWRMHPSVAAPVSQLSYAGRLASAPGTDGRLIDGVDPGLHIVPVRHRGNATQSIEEAAEVVRIVRDLVGRDYVDGMADAGPWPLKQSDIIVVAPYNAQKQLIHDELVTAGLGGVAVGTVDNFQGKEAVVSITSLAASSGRDAPRGSDFLLLQNRLNVAISRAKSAAYLVHSPALLDELPWRPEGLPA; from the coding sequence GTGCGGGTCATCGCAGCAGAGAACCGGGTGGTCTGGAGCGCCAGCGACCTGAAGGCGGCCGCGGAGTGCGAATTCGCCTGGATGCGAGCGATCGATGCCAAGCTCGGTCGGGTGCCGGCCGTCGAAGATCCGGAGGACGCCACACTCGCGCGCGCCGCGAAGCTCGGCGATGTGCACGAGGTCGCTGTGCTGAACCGATACCTGGCCGACCTCGGGGAGTCGGTTGCTGGCGGTCCTGGGGTCGTCGCACTTCCGAAAGTGTCGTCGACGGATGCCGAAGCCCTGCGCTCCGTGGTGGCCGATACCGAACGTGCGCTGCGATCATCGGCATCCGTCGTCTTCCAGGCCGCCTTCTCCACGCCCGAGTTCGTCGGGTTCGCGGACTTCCTGCGGCGCGACGACGAGGACGGCCTCTGGCGCGTGCAGGACTCGAAACTCGCCCGCACGGCGCGATCCACCGCTCTTATGCAGTTGGCGGCATACGTCGATCAGCTCGATCGTCTCGGCATCCGTCGCTCCGATGAGGTCGACCTGCTGCTTGGCGACGGAACCACCAGCACGCACCGCGTCGACGACATCCTGCCGCTGTTCCACGTGCGGCGCGCACGCCTGCGCGCGCTGATCGCCGACCGTGCGATCGAGCAGGGACCGGCTGGGGAGCCCTTGGCCTGGGGTGACGATCGGGACGATCTGCAGGTCGCCGCCTGCGGACGCTGCGCCACGTGCGAAGAGCAGGTGACCGCGCATCGTGACCTGCTCATGGTCGCCAGGATGCGACCCGCGCAGCGGCAGAGGCTGCGTGCGGCGGGCGTCTTCACGATCGATGATCTGGCCGCGGCATCCGCCGCTCCGGACGGGATGAATCTCGACACCTTCACAGCACTGCGCGCGCAGGCGCGGCTGCAGGCCGGCGTCGCGCTGGAACCCGGTGACGTGCCGCCCTACGAGCTCGTCTCGGCGAACGCCATCGGGATGATGCCGCGTCCGAACCGCGGCGACCTGTTCTTCGACTTCGAGGGCGATCCGCTGTACACCGAGCCGGTCGCCTCCGCCGAGGACAAGCCGCTGTGGGGTATCGACTATCTGTTCGGCTGGACCGACGACCAGGAGCAGTACACAGCGCTGTGGGCGCACACCTTCGCCGACGAGAGGCGAGCGCTGCTCGACTTCCTCGAGTTCGTGAAGCTGCGCCGGCGGACCCATCCGGACATGCACATCTACCATTACGCCCCGTACGAGACCTCGCATCTGGCGGCGATGGCCGCGAGGTACGGGGTGGGTGAGGCCGATGTCGATCGGCTGCTGCGCGAGGGCGTGTTCGTCGATCTGTATCCGATCGTGCTGCGTTCGGTGCGCATCGGCTCGCGCTCGTACTCGATCAAGAAGCTCGAGCCGCTGTACATGGGCGACGAGGTGCGCACCAGCGATGTGCAGAAGGGCGACGACTCGATCGTGCAGTACGTGCAGGCGCGCGCACTGGCGGCCGCCGGAGCGGATGCCGAGGCGCAGAGCATCCTCGACGATCTCGCCGACTACAACCGCTATGACTGTGTGTCGACCCGGCGGCTGCGGAACTGGCTGATCGGGCTGGCACGTGCGGAGGGCGTGCTGCCGGCACCGCCCGACGACCCAGAGACCCGAGCTTACGAGCCGACTCCGCTCTCGCTGGCGCTGCAGGCGGAGGCGCAGCACGCCCAGGCGGAGGGGCGCAGCGGTGAGGAGTTCCGGGTGGCCGCGGCCGCGATCGATTACTACCCGCGCGAGGCGAAGAGCTTCTGGCAGGGGCATTTCCAGCGACTGCGGGAACCTGTCTCGATCTGGGAGTCCACGCGCGACGTGCTGCGCATCGACAGCGGATCGAGCACGATCGACGACGATTGGGGTATCGGCGAGGGGCAGCGCACGCAGACCCGGCTGCTGAGCCTGCGCGGCGAGGTCGCACCCGGCAGCACGATCGGTGCCGGGGCGCGGCCGTTCGCGCTGTATGCGATGCCGGCGCCGTTCTCGACGTCTGCGCCATCCCGGGTCATCCACGTCCCGCACGAGGTCGAGGTGCTCGAGGTGCTCGATGACGGGTATGTCGTGCGTGAGCGCACGGTCGGCGGTCAGACCTGGGATGATCTGCCGGTTGCTCTCGCGCCGGCGGCCCCGCCGAACGCCGCGACCCAGCAGGGCGCGATCGAGGAGTGGGCGGCATCCGTGCACCATGCCGCTCCGGGCTTCCCGGCCGACGCGGCCACCGACATCCTGCGCAGGATCGCCCCGCGTACTGTCTCGGGTGCACCGCTGCCGGATGCCGGTGACGACCGGATCGATGCGATCGTTCGCGGCATCCGTGATCTCGACTCGAGCTATCTCGCAGTGCAGGGTCCGCCGGGGACGGGCAAGACCTATACCGGCTCGCAGGTGATCGCACGGCTCGTGAACGAGCACGGGTACCGGGTCGGGGTGGTGGCGCAGTCGCACGCCATCGTCGAGAACCTGCTGGAGCGCATCGTCGCCGATGGGGTCCCGGCGGCGAAGGTGGCGAAGAAGCCCAAGGACGACGACGCCCAGCATGCGTTCACCGTGATCCGCAAGGACGGCATGTCGGCATTCCTGGCCGAGCACGCGTTGGGCGGCGCTGTCGTGGGAGGCACCGCCTGGGACTTCAGCAACACCCGTCGCGTGGATCGGAAGGGGCTCGACCTGCTCGTGATCGATGAGGCGGGCCAGTTCTCTCTCGCCTCGACCATCGCCGTCGCGGCCTCGGCGAAGCGCCTGCTGCTGCTCGGCGACCCGCAGCAGCTGCCGCAGGTCAGTCAGGGCACTCATCCCGAGCCGGTGAACACCTCGGCGCTGGGCTGGGTGATGGATGGATCCTCGGTCATCGATCCCGCCTACGGCTACTTCCTCGCAGAGTCCTGGCGGATGCATCCGTCGGTGGCCGCTCCCGTGTCGCAGCTGTCGTACGCGGGCCGGCTGGCTTCCGCGCCGGGCACCGACGGCCGCCTCATCGACGGAGTCGACCCGGGCCTTCATATCGTGCCGGTGCGACATCGTGGCAATGCGACCCAGTCGATCGAGGAGGCGGCCGAGGTGGTGCGCATCGTGCGGGACCTGGTCGGCCGCGACTATGTGGATGGAATGGCGGATGCCGGGCCCTGGCCGCTGAAGCAGTCCGACATCATCGTCGTCGCGCCCTACAACGCACAGAAGCAGCTCATCCACGATGAGCTCGTGACAGCAGGGCTGGGCGGAGTGGCTGTCGGCACCGTCGACAACTTCCAGGGCAAGGAGGCGGTCGTCTCCATCACATCCCTGGCGGCGTCCAGCGGCCGGGATGCGCCACGCGGTTCCGACTTCCTGCTGCTGCAGAATCGCCTGAACGTGGCGATCTCCCGTGCGAAGTCTGCGGCCTATCTCGTGCACTCGCCCGCACTGCTCGACGAGCTGCCGTGGCGACCCGAGGGGTTGCCCGCCTGA
- the nadE gene encoding ammonia-dependent NAD(+) synthetase: MTLQQQIAEDLGVKPDIDPAGEIDARVGFLADYLRATGAKGYVLGISGGQDSTLAGRLAQLAVERVRASGGEARFVAVRLPYRVQADAADAEAALGFVAADRSVTINIQHGVDGLEQDIAEGIGEQITDFNRGNIKARLRMVTQYALGGHDGLLVIGTDHAAEAVTGFYTKFGDGAADIVPLAGLSKRQGRMLLQHLGAPERLYQKVPTADLLDGTPGRADEDELGLTYEQIDDYLEGRAVPGDIAARIEQKYLATRHKRHLPVTPADAWWRSS; this comes from the coding sequence GTGACCTTGCAGCAACAGATCGCCGAAGACCTGGGCGTGAAGCCCGACATCGACCCCGCAGGTGAGATCGACGCGCGGGTCGGCTTCCTGGCTGACTACCTGCGCGCCACCGGTGCGAAGGGGTACGTGCTGGGCATCTCGGGCGGGCAGGATTCGACCCTCGCCGGGCGGCTTGCACAGCTTGCCGTGGAGCGGGTGCGCGCCTCGGGCGGCGAGGCGCGCTTCGTCGCGGTGCGGCTGCCGTACCGGGTGCAGGCGGATGCCGCGGATGCCGAGGCCGCGCTCGGATTCGTCGCCGCCGACCGCTCGGTGACCATCAACATCCAGCACGGCGTCGACGGGTTGGAGCAGGACATCGCCGAGGGCATCGGCGAGCAGATCACCGACTTCAATCGTGGCAACATCAAAGCGCGCCTGCGCATGGTCACGCAGTATGCGCTCGGGGGACACGACGGGCTCCTGGTGATCGGCACCGACCACGCCGCAGAAGCCGTCACCGGGTTCTACACGAAGTTCGGCGACGGCGCGGCCGACATCGTGCCGCTGGCTGGGTTGAGCAAAAGACAGGGACGGATGCTGCTGCAGCACCTCGGCGCACCCGAGCGGCTGTATCAGAAGGTGCCCACCGCCGACCTGCTCGACGGCACTCCCGGCCGTGCGGACGAAGATGAGCTGGGCCTGACATACGAGCAGATCGACGACTATCTCGAGGGGCGCGCGGTGCCGGGGGACATCGCCGCGCGCATCGAGCAGAAGTACCTCGCGACCCGGCACAAGCGTCACCTGCCCGTGACTCCCGCCGACGCCTGGTGGCGCTCGTCGTAA
- a CDS encoding nucleosidase, which translates to MKLLVAALDSELQAFPAELPGFDRLVTGPGKLMAAVGLARALDARGADLYDEIVVVGTAGAVSDEVESGIYEVGAAIQHDVQDLDGVIGRHVSLPARVETDRDGVTIATGDIFVDDADAVARIRALGGVLVDMETFAFVWVAQQFGVPIRVLRVVSDRAQDGATQVWDDVVAACSAQLWDHLQREYAI; encoded by the coding sequence GTGAAACTTCTCGTCGCAGCGCTGGATTCCGAGCTCCAGGCGTTCCCCGCAGAACTGCCCGGTTTCGACCGACTCGTCACAGGCCCGGGCAAGCTGATGGCCGCCGTCGGGCTCGCCCGTGCACTGGATGCGCGCGGCGCAGATCTGTACGACGAGATCGTGGTCGTCGGCACGGCGGGCGCGGTGAGCGACGAGGTGGAGTCGGGTATCTACGAGGTCGGCGCCGCGATCCAGCACGACGTGCAGGATCTCGACGGCGTGATCGGCCGGCATGTATCGCTCCCTGCGCGCGTGGAGACCGATCGGGACGGCGTGACGATCGCGACCGGCGACATCTTCGTCGACGACGCGGATGCCGTGGCCCGGATCCGCGCGCTCGGTGGCGTGCTCGTCGACATGGAGACCTTCGCGTTCGTGTGGGTGGCGCAGCAGTTCGGTGTGCCGATCCGAGTGCTACGCGTGGTGTCGGATCGTGCGCAGGACGGCGCGACACAGGTGTGGGACGACGTGGTCGCCGCGTGCAGCGCGCAGCTGTGGGATCACCTGCAGCGCGAGTACGCCATCTGA